A window of Cryptomeria japonica chromosome 3, Sugi_1.0, whole genome shotgun sequence contains these coding sequences:
- the LOC131075249 gene encoding glycine-rich cell wall structural protein 2: protein MDLRIQILSSILFAILVICNVVVHNVEAREGGFFSPPVFYSPPVKENARPYPDPREYYPTGRENKYNSYSGEGQGNGYGNGAGEGGGYKEGVNGYGKGAEYTTQNGGGAGYGGEAFGNGGGYGSGEWHGSNGGGGSREGGQYGGYNTEFGNGNRYGTGYGAGFGNGNGEYVPNNGYNQENP from the coding sequence ATGGATCTCCGCATTCAAATCCTATCGTCAATTCTGTTCGCAATTTTGGTAATTTGTAATGTGGTTGTGCATAATGTTGAGGCGAGGGAAGGCGGTTTCTTCTCCCCTCCTGTTTTTTACAGCCCTCCTGTGAAAGAAAACGCCCGCCCTTACCCGGATCCCAGAGAGTATTACCCCACGGGTAGGGAGAACAAGTACAATAGCTATTCCGGTGAAGGGCAGGGCAACGGTTACGGAAATGGTGCGGGTGAAGGTGGCGGCTACAAAGAGGGTGTCAATGGTTACGGTAAAGGCGCTGAATACACTACACAAAACGGCGGCGGTGCGGGTTACGGCGGAGAGGCTTTTGGCAATGGCGGCGGGTATGGCTCGGGCGAGTGGCACGGTTCTAACGGCGGCGGCGGCTCTCGAGAGGGTGGGCAATACGGCGGTTACAACACCGAGTTTGGCAACGGTAATCGCTACGGCACAGGGTATGGTGCCGGCTTCGGCAATGGTAACGGAGAATACGTTCCTAACAACGGTTATAATCAGGAAAATCCTTAG